One Vicugna pacos chromosome 12, VicPac4, whole genome shotgun sequence genomic window carries:
- the ASCL4 gene encoding achaete-scute homolog 4 produces MEKRKQAGLLTLPYHLRPVPLAVPGSLPRLPLRDPFRISLRLDTACWERAPDGCAPRRPYLPLSLDGAFEPAFLRKRNERERQRVRCVNEGYARLREHLPRELATKRLSKVETLRAAIGYIKHLQELLERHARGQEGASPPCRAECNSDGESKASSAPSPSSEPEEATS; encoded by the coding sequence ATGGAGAAACGTAAACAGGCCGGACTACTGACCTTGCCGTACCACCTGCGCCCAGTGCCCCTGGCCGTGCCGGGGTCCCTGCCCCGCCTCCCTCTGCGGGACCCGTTCAGGATCTCCTTGCGCCTGGACACCGCGTGCTGGGAGAGGGCGCCCGATGGCTGCGCTCCAAGACGGCCCTACCTGCCTCTGTCTCTGGACGGTGCCTTCGAGCCCGCCTTTCTCCGCAAGCGCAACGAGCGCGAGCGGCAACGGGTGCGCTGCGTTAACGAGGGGTACGCGCGCCTCCGAGAGCACCTGCCCCGAGAGTTGGCCACCAAGCGCCTCAGCAAAGTGGAGACGCTCCGCGCCGCCATCGGCTACATCAAGCATCtccaggagctgctggagcgCCACGCGCGGGGGCAGGAGGGCGCCAGTCCGCCGTGCAGGGCCGAATGCAACAGCGACGGCGAGTCCAAGGCCTCGTCGGCGCCCTCGCCCAGCAGCGAGCCCGAGGAGGCGACCAGCTAG